tccacccacatacataacccaagaaatatccacccacatacataacccaagtaatatacacccacatacataacccaggtaatatctaCCCACATACttaacccaggtaatatccacccacacaACCcatgtaatatccacccacatacataacccaggtaatatccacccacatacataacccaggtaatatccacccacacaACCcatgtaatatccacccacatacataacccaggtaatatctaCCCACATACttaacccaggtaatatccacccacacaacccaggtaatatccacccacatacataacccaggtaatatccacccacatacataacccaggtaatatcttCCCACCCACATAACCcatgtaatatccacccacatacataacccaggtaatatccacccacacaacccaggtaatatccacccacatacataacccaggtaatatccacccacatacataacccaggtaatatccacccacatacataacccaggtaatatcttCCCACCCACATAACCcatgtaatatccacccacatacataacccaggtaatatccacccacacaACCCAGGTAATATCTTCCcacccaggtaatatccacccacatacataacccaggtaatatccacccacatacataacccaggtaatatccaccctcatacataacccaggtaatatccacatacataacccaggtaatatccacccacatacataacccaggtaatatccacccacatacataacccagataatatccacccacatacataacccatgtaatatccacccacatacataacccatgtattatccacccacatacataacccatgtattatccacccacatacataacccaggtaatatccacccacatacataacccaggtaatatccacccacatacataacccaggtaatatccacccacatacataacccaggtaatatccacccacatacataacccagatAATATctacccacatacataacccaggtaatatccacccacatacacaatccatgtaatatccacccacatacacaatccatgtaatatccacccacatacacaatccatgtaatatccacccacatacacaatCCATGTattatccacccacatacataacccaggtaatatccacccacattcataacccaggtaatatccacccacatacataacccaggtaatatccacccacatacataacccaggtaatatccacccacatacataacccaggtaatatccacccacataacccatgtaatatccacccacatacataacccaggtaatatccacccacatacataacccaggtaatatccacccacatacataacccaggtaatatccacccacatacataacccaggtaatatctacccacataacccaggtaatatccacccacatacataacccaggtaatatccacccacatacataacccaggtaatatccacccacatacataacccagataatatccacccacatacataacccatgtaatatccacccacatacataacccaggtaatatccacccacatacataacccaggtaatatccacccacatacataacccaggtaatatccacccacatacataacccaggtaatatccaccctcatacataacccaggtaatatccacatacataacccaggtaatatccacccacatacataacccaggtaatatccacccacatacataacccagataatatccacccacatacataacccaggtaatatccacccacatacataacccaggtaatatccacccacatacataacccaggtaatatccacccacatacataacccaggtaatatccacccacatacataacccaggtaatatccacccacatacataacccaggtaatatccaccctcatacataacccaggtaatatccacatacataacccaggtaatatccacccacatacataacccaggtaatatccacccacatacataacccaggtaatatccacccacatacataacccagctaatatccacccacatacataacccaggtaatatccacccacatacataacccagatAATATctacccacatacataacccaggtaatatccacccacatacacaatccatgtaatatccacccacatacacaatccatgtaatatccacccacatacacaatccatgtaatatccacccacatacacaatccatgtaatatccacccacatacataacccaggtaatatcttcccaccacataacccaggtaatatccacatacataacccaggtaatatccacccacatacataacccaggtaatatccacccacatacataacccaggtaatatccacccacatacataacccaggtaatatccacccacataacccaggtaatatccacccacatacataaccgaGATAATATCTACCcacataacccaggtaatatccacccacataaataacccaggtaatatccacccacatacataacccaggtaatatccacccacatacataacccaagaaatatccacccacatacataacccaagtaatatacacccacatacataacccaggtaatatctaCCCACATACttaacccaggtaatatccacccacacaACCcatgtaatatccacccacatacataacccaggtaatatccacccacatacttaACCCAGGTAATATCTTCCCACCCACATAACCcatgtaatatccacccacatacataacccaggtaatatccacccacacaacccaggtaatatccacccacatacataacccaggtaatatccacccacatacataacccaggtaatatccacccacatacataacccaggtaatatcttCCCACCCACATAACCcatgtaatatccacccacatacataacccaggtaatatccacccacacaACCCAGGTAATATCTTCCcacccaggtaatatccacccacatacataacccaggtaatatccactCACACAACACTGATTATACCCACATACATAATCCAGGTTATACAGACTTCAGCATTAATGTCACTATTATGTCATCTATCAAGGAGAAAGACCTGAAGGTCCTTTTATCAGATGACGTAGACAGTTAATGTGTGAGAGCCAGCAGGCTgttagaggtattagcagcagaaaaAGAAAGTAGTGATGCCCCTTTATAGATCAATGTTAAAACATGAGCAGAATAAATATTGTCTTCTGTCTGTGCTCCCTTTTATCCTCTATTACTAagagattatgtgtgtgtgtgtgtgtgtgtgtgtgtgtgtgtgtgtgtgtgtgtgtgtgtgtgtgtgtgtgtgtgtgtgtgtgtgtgtgtgtgtgtgtgtgtgtgtgtgtgtcattatcaTTTCACCTTCCACTGACTCAAACGCTGCATGTTTCTTATATGGACCGTTAATAAAATCAAATGtaccttttaaaaaaaagttttgccctaaaacatttatttaaaaagctTTGCAAAATGAAATCTTAGTCATTAAAATACGTGTATTTTTCTTTTGTGGAGCCAGGGGGAAACCATATTTAATACGTAATGTCATGAATAAAACTGGAGGGCAGAAGTGTGTTACGTTTTATCCCTTATCTCTCTAGTTTCTGCCCAAGCTCTTGGTGACGACGGGCAGCTTTGCAGGGTCCCAAACTTTCCAGTGTCATACATGATACCATATTCCGGGATCTGAATGAAAGCCTACATACCCCCTTATTAAAAGACAGAaacgcccaatgctacatccaatttgacaaaatatatagtaattagtatatactgtagttaaatacttcaataataatattcttataGACCAGGGTCattttggttaaaccctttggccaaagcattataagcctgtaaGCCAAGGTCAGGACCTGCGGTTTGGCCATGCCTTAGCACTAACCTGTGAAACGTCTCTGTAACCTCTGGACGAAGAAGGATCACAGTGAGTCCATCCATACCGCATACCCCTTATTAGCAGAGGAATGTGTCCTTTGTCTTTGGGAACAGTATTACCACTCATTTATCTCATTTATTATGAGATAACGCACGTGGAACGGCCCACGTTAACCCTTCCACCCAATCCCGAGCTCTTTGTTTAGCGTGATCACCCTCCCGAGGCGATTGGCCGTGTAAAGGTGTAAGGAGACAGGGAAATATATCATTTCACACTTACACGGGGTTTTTGTTGTCTGGGGAGTTTCCGACGCGAACTTCGGCTCCCATCAGACGCTCCCAGCAGCAATCCTTCCTATTCACAAGCACCACGGCGCCGACCTTCCGTGGCTCGTGGAAATCcagtctccaccagggggagaactCGTTCCGAGTTAGGATGCAGGACCCCAACTTGTACACTCCCTCCCGATTGCCATCAATGGCCCCCTGAGCCATGCCCAGCTTGTGGTACAGGGAGCTCTGACTCGCCTTACCCTCTATAGCAACGTTCTTTCCTAGGAAGACAAGGAGACGAGACTTAGTGTGAGAGCAGGGCAGGGATATAACaggacagggggcagtgtgagggtataacaggacagggagcagtgtgagggtataacagggagctcTGACTCGCCTTCCCCTCTATAGCAACGTTCTTTCCTAGGAAGACAAGGAGACGAGACTTAGTGTGAGAGCAGGGCAGGGATATAACaggacagggggcagtgtgagggtataacaggacagggggcagtgtgagggtataacaggacagggagcagtgtgagggtataacaggacagggagcagtgtgagggtaTAACAGCGAGCTCTGACTCGCCTTACCCTCTATAGCAACGTTCTTTCCTAGGAAGACAAGGAGACGAGACTTAGTGTGAGAGCAGGGCAGGGATATAACaggacagggggcagtgtgagggtataacaggacagggagcagtgtgagggtaTAACAGCGAGCTCTGACTCGCCTTACCCTCTATAGCAACGTTCTTTCCTAGGAAGACAAGGAGACGAGACTTAGTGTGAGAGCAGGGCAGGGATATAACaggacagggggcagtgtgagggtataacaggacagggggcagtgtgagggtatAACAGCGAGCTCTGACTCGCCTTTCCCTCTATAGCAACGTTCTTTCCTAGGAAGACAAGGAGACGAGACTTAGTGTGAGAGCAGGGCAGGGATATAACAggacagggagcagtgtgagggtataacaggacagggagcagtgtgagggtaTAACAGCGAGCTCTGACTCGCCTTTCCCTCTATAGCAACGTTCTTTCCTAGGAAGACAAGGAGACGAGACTTAGTGTGAGAGCAGGGCAGGGATATAACaggacagggggcagtgtgagggtataacaggacagggagcagtgtgagggtaTAACAGCGAGCTCTGACTCGCCTTACCCTCTATAGCAACGTTCTTTCCTAGGAAGACAAGGAGACGAGACTTAGTGTGAGAGCAGGGCAGGGATATAACAggacagggagcagtgtgagggtataacaggacagggagcagtgtgagggtaTAACAGCGAGCTCTGACTCGCCTTACCCTCTATAGCAACGTTCTTTCCTAGGGAGACAAGGAGACGAGACTTAGTGTGAGAGCAGGGCAGGGATATAACaggacagggggcagtgtgagggtataacaggacagggggcagtgtgagggtatAACAGCGAGCTCTGACTCGCCTTACCCTCTATAGCAACGTTCTTTCCTAGGAAGACAAGGAGACGAGACTTAGTGTGAGAGCAGGGCAGGGATATAACaggacagggggcagtgtgagggtataacaggacagggagcagtgtgagggtaTAACAGCGAGCTCTGACTCGCCTTACCCTCTATAGCAACGTTCTTTCCTAGGAAGACAAGGAGACGAGACTTAGTGTGAGAGCAGGGCAGGGATATAACaggacagggggcagtgtgagggtataacaggacagggagcagtgtgagggtaTAACAGCGAGCTCTGACTCGCCTTACCCTCTATAGCAACGTTCTTTCCTAGGAAGACAAGGAGacgagacttagggcctcatgcagtaagccccgatacaaaattttcggcacgaattgcgaaaatgttttttttgggcgatttgccctcgcagtattcagtaagggccgaatccttccgatccctgctgaagcactgcgaaagcaaagctgccgatgagctgtggcgatacagcctggctcccgataaggctcccgataagcctttggtgccgatagatgtttgcagctgagagagacaagccgctctctcagcgcaaacttcggcaccaaaaaaagtatttaaaaacaacttttattcatagtgtacatgtgcagggggtcttcggagctgaaccgcgttggtttgaggtccggggaccccctgccccccgagatacaggcccctttatgaggtgccggtatccctcggcgtttaaaggtcccgatcacgtgaccgcgacctgtaaacaaaccagagggataccggcacccataaaggggcctgtatctcggggggcagggggtccccggacctcaaaccaacgctgttctgctccggagaccctctgcacatgtacagtataaataaaacacacacacatcaataaagactcgttccttaccttggcggctatgtgcaacggtaatgaagcagcatgaatgtctttttaattatactgtacagtgagcagggggtcccctgagctgaaccacattgctttgtggagcagggaccccctgcttcccgagttacaggccccggtatgtgtcatcgggtggcagtgtcgccgccatgtttatagcgtccccgcaataaacatggcgtccacactgtaactcgggaggcagggggtctctgagccacaaataaatgcgcttcagctcagggggcctcctgcttccgcacaatattattaaaatacattaatgctgcttcattaccatagcggatagccgctaaggcaatgaaggggttaacgcatagtagcatgtttattggggacaaatgcccccaataaacatagcatcaatacacaacatacagtatagtaatgggcagaatgactattatccacaaatggataatagtgcagttgtccatttacaatacatacacaacaataaagactttaaatacatatagcactcacccatgtcccactgccacgatgaaggccatcctcatcttcatcctgcccatgccccatccgcttctgcaaaacaaacacaagaattacaacatccaaattaatgtcccctaaccccttaatcaccatagcggttattaaccgctacagttattaaggggttaagccaccatcacccacataccctcccccacaaagccccccaaccaccctcacccaatacccacaggggagtcctaccaaatacccttgggcctaataccccctcccccagcacatacagtacaataatgtgccaaataactattatccacatagggataatacattatttggccattattaaacacattcaataacgttaaaatgtaaagaaacttgtactaacctcatcaataagaagtctccgtcgccagcatcatccttggggtccgttgccaacattagaaatagccacaacatttcaatatcattaacataacactgaaccccttaatcaccttatcgggtactaacctgaaaggtaattaaggggtgaagccatcctgcaatgcctacaacagttatgcataacatcctcagtgaaataaaaaccaattgcctaaccaaattccatttaatcattcaatctgtaggctcacatgcctcataaaacattgcatttatagtgtatacatgtagcataacatgtaaactgcatgtacacgctgcaaatcaatgttaacaatacaataatgccactcaaatcgccatacatcacaagaagtatattatttaatacaataaactcaccatcaatgaattaccacacatcaattacatcactaaacaattaaaataccatccataccaattacacaatgaactaaagctatcctaacagagaacaacttcaaaacaaagtcaaaagtacaccaacaattacaatataataaagcaaggctttccatatcctactgtacggcctggaagcccaaaacttacatctgtctaaaaataaaatacatttagcacacatcaatgcatagccacaatgattaacaatacagaattagaagctttaacaacactatcatttcttaccctgtatatatatctgtacacatacatacagacatacatacagtgggaagaaatgatatgcattgtaaaaaatgaaaacatgaaaaagcaacacaaaaaacagttacattaagtacatttctttatttaacttaccattacttgcccccaccgactcccgttgatcagcttactcacgaaccaatccacgacaccatccacgacaccatccaggaacaaatccacgacacaatccaggaacaaatccacgaaccaaaccaggaaccaatccaagaacaagtgcaggaaccaatccaggaagcaagccacgaagaaatccaagaaacaatccacgacacgatccaggaacaggaacccataaaagaaaaaaaacataacaaattaaacattaaaataataaaacatgacaatcaagggttgtactagttttattcttagtgaatctgtattacaataccttgttccggggtcttcttgacgtccggtgccacgccctggtcttcaatcttcaggaggaggtccgtcctcctcggcatctgccttcaaaatgagacgacataggcttttataggcctatgacgtcacatttgtcgtcatatggttcccacggccctgattgggccgtgaaaaccatgtgttttggccgatgtaaaaaaattgatgacgtcacttaaaggcaatgccaacacagccaatcagaatggctttgctgctattgcctttaagaaaacgtcatgaaatgacacatggccggactcacatggtaagccagccaatcagagcgtgggaactccatccctactctgattggttcaagtaccatgtgagtccggccatgtgtcatttcatgacgttttcttaaaggcaatagcagcaaagccattctgattggctgtgctggcattgcctttaagtgacgtcatcaatttttttacatcggccaaaacacatggttttcacggcccaatcagggccgtgggaaccatatgacgacaaatgtgacgtcataggcctataaaagcctatgtcgtctcattttgaaggcagatgccgaggaggacggacctcctcctgaagattgaagaccagggcgtggcaccggacgtcaagaagaccccggaacaaggtattgtaatacagattcactaagaataaaactagtacaacccttgattgtcatgttttattattttaatgtttaatttgttatgttttttttcttttatgggttcctgttcctggatcgtgtcgtggattgtttcttggatttcttcgtggcttgcttcctggattggttcctgcacttgttcttggattggttcctggtttggttcgtggatttgttcctggattgtgtcgtggatttgttcctggatggtgtcgtggatggtgtcgtggatggtgtcgtggattggttcgtgagtaagctgatcaacgggagtcggtgggggcaagtaatggtaagttaaataaagaaatgtacttaatgtaactgttttttgtgttgctttttcatgttttcattttttacaatgcatatcatttcttcccactgtatgtatgtctgtatgtatgtgtacagatatatatacagggtaagaaatgatagtgttgttaaagcttctaattctgtattgttaatcattgtggctatgcattgatgtgtgctaaatgtattttatttttagacagatgtaagttttgggcttccaggccgtacagtaggatatggaaagccttgctttattatattgtaattgttggtgtacttttgactatgttttgaagttgttctctgttaggatagctttagttcattgtgtaattggtatggatggtattttaattgtttagtgatgtaattgatgtgtggtaattcattgatggtgagtttattgtattaaataatatacttcttgtgatgtatggcgatttgagtggcattattgtattgttaacattgatttgcagcgtgtatatgcagtttacatgttatgctacatgtatacactataaatgcaatgttttatgaggcatgtgagcctacagattgaatgattaaatggaatttggttaggcaattggtttttatttcactgaggatgttatgcataactgttgtaggcattgcaggatggcttcaccccttaattacctttcaggttagtacccgataaggtgattaaggggttcagtgttatgttaatgatattgaaatgttgtggctatttctaatgttggcaacggaccccaaggatgatgctggcgacggagacttcttattgatgaggttagtacaagtttctttacattttaacgttattgaatgtgtttaataatggccaaataatgtattatccctatgtggataatagttatttggcacattattgtactgtatgtgctgggggagggggtattaggcccaagggtatttggtaggactcccctgtgggtattgggtgagggtggttggggggctttgtgggggagggtatgtgggtgatggtggcttaaccccttaataactgtagcggttaataaccgctatggtgattaaggggttaggggacattaatttggatgttgtaattcttgtgtttgttttgcagaagcggatggggcatgggcaggatgaagatgaggatggccttcatcgtggcagtgggacatgggtgagtgctatatgtatttaaagtctttattgttgtgtatgtattgtaaatggacaactgcactattatccatttgtggataatagtcattctgcccattactatactgtatgttaggggggtataggtgttgttgggtatatatatatatatatatatatatatatatatatatatatataattatttaattatttatttaattcgttattgtggggctggggtgtgttttttttattattgtgggtagtgggggtgtgtgaagggggcattagccccaacggtggttgtttagggcttgcgggtgggtagcgggaggccttaaccccttcaggaccgtagcggtattaaccgctacggtcctgaaggggttaagtgcccccgcatcccccccgcaagtcctaaactcacacccagggccaaatacccccctcacccatccccgctacccacaataacgctggcacggtgggttaacccct
This DNA window, taken from Ascaphus truei isolate aAscTru1 unplaced genomic scaffold, aAscTru1.hap1 HAP1_SCAFFOLD_286, whole genome shotgun sequence, encodes the following:
- the LOC142483000 gene encoding fucolectin-1-like; this encodes MPSWVGFLLCVAVFGGIQVDSYCDVKGKNVAIEGKASQSSLYHKLGMAQGAIDGNREGVYKLGSCILTRNEFSPWWRLDFHEPRKVGAVVLVNRKDCCWERLMGAEVRVGNSPDNKNPVCGTVSEVEPGLVTTFCCEGMEGRYVSVVIPGRDELLNLCEVEVYTEGKKKACW